One window of Rhodothermales bacterium genomic DNA carries:
- a CDS encoding calcium/sodium antiporter — MLYLILLFILGLGALYLGADWLVRGASAIALRLGIRPMVIGLTIVAVGTSMPELLLNVVAVLDGQDALAIGNIVGSNIANIALILGITALLLPLTVEPEALKKEYPMMLGITLLFWFLASNGRIGRIDGIILVACLFAFMAYILIANRRSSAPPVDLPLEEEKEGAVGDTLIARLRSSTWGRVAYVVFGMVMLAIGADLLVDSAVGMADILGIHPGVIGLTALAVGTSLPELAASLVSALRGESDLSVGNVLGSNMLNIMFVVGLVALIQPMTIDPDALRLHFPIMVGFTLLLFPLAWTHQRINRYEGGLLLSGFVAYFAYLLVPYF, encoded by the coding sequence ATGCTCTACCTGATCCTGCTCTTTATCCTTGGGTTGGGCGCACTGTATCTGGGGGCAGACTGGTTGGTTCGAGGCGCCAGCGCCATCGCCCTCCGCCTGGGCATCAGACCCATGGTGATCGGCCTGACCATTGTGGCTGTGGGCACGTCGATGCCCGAACTCCTGCTGAACGTGGTCGCCGTGCTCGACGGGCAGGATGCGCTGGCGATCGGCAATATCGTCGGCAGCAACATCGCCAACATCGCACTGATCCTGGGCATCACGGCGCTCCTGCTCCCGCTCACCGTCGAGCCGGAAGCACTGAAGAAGGAATACCCGATGATGCTCGGAATCACCCTTCTGTTCTGGTTTCTGGCGTCCAACGGGCGCATCGGCCGCATTGACGGCATCATTCTCGTCGCGTGCCTGTTTGCCTTCATGGCCTACATCCTGATCGCGAATCGCAGGAGTTCGGCTCCGCCTGTGGACCTCCCGCTCGAAGAGGAAAAGGAAGGCGCCGTTGGCGACACGCTGATAGCCCGGTTGCGGTCCAGCACCTGGGGACGCGTTGCCTATGTCGTGTTCGGCATGGTGATGCTTGCCATCGGTGCCGACCTGCTTGTGGACTCGGCCGTCGGCATGGCGGATATCCTGGGCATCCATCCCGGGGTGATTGGCCTCACGGCGTTGGCCGTCGGCACCAGCCTTCCCGAACTCGCCGCCTCCCTGGTCTCGGCCCTTCGCGGCGAATCCGACCTATCGGTCGGCAACGTTCTCGGGTCGAATATGCTGAACATCATGTTCGTCGTGGGACTCGTGGCCCTGATTCAGCCGATGACCATTGATCCGGACGCCCTGCGACTGCACTTCCCGATCATGGTCGGGTTCACGCTGCTGCTGTTCCCGCTCGCGTGGACACACCAGCGCATCAATCGCTACGAAGGCGGTCTGCTGCTGTCAGGATTCGTCGCCTATTTCGCCTACCTCCTGGTCCCGTATTTCTAA
- a CDS encoding S8 family serine peptidase, with the protein MRLRLIPLLLLLAIPARAQQPDIKYWVFFADKDAVAAKAAPISDRALHRRAIRAMDTPASLDLQVTPRYVEGVEAAGGRVAHRSRWLNAVSVWLSPDELEAVRRLPFVTGTRPVGQALPPEALVEPAFPRLEPAAPLAVASLDYGSSHRQLEIINAIAGIEAGLNGAGVILGIVDTGAGDLQHPATQHILDAGRLLDQRDFTGQPDDNNRHALAVLSVAAGYAPGRLIGPAYAADILLARTEYAPTETNQEEDNFVAGMEWMESRGADVVNISLGYSEFDPGQNSYTVDQMDGDTPITTQAADLAAQLGVTVVNSAGNAGSSAWGKITSPADGDSVIAVGAVGPNGILTSFSGRGPSADGRIKPDVSAMGSSVTVATRNGYSTGGNGTSFSAPMVAGIAAQLLQVNPTLQPMQIREILQRTASHHHEPNNGTGHGVIDAGAALALAATWTTDVESDTPSGSFSAEAFPNPSRTSPRLAVQLPEAGPVEITVFDLLGREVARSTLPGLSAGGHVLDLPTPPGANGWLGYRLTAGARVTTGSVILIR; encoded by the coding sequence ATGCGACTTCGGCTCATCCCCCTGCTGCTTCTGCTGGCGATTCCCGCCCGGGCCCAGCAGCCCGACATCAAGTACTGGGTCTTCTTTGCCGACAAGGACGCCGTGGCCGCGAAAGCCGCCCCCATCAGCGATCGCGCCCTGCACAGGAGGGCCATACGGGCGATGGACACTCCGGCGAGCCTGGACCTGCAGGTGACCCCACGGTATGTGGAAGGGGTCGAAGCTGCCGGAGGTCGCGTCGCACATCGCAGCCGGTGGTTGAACGCGGTCTCTGTCTGGCTCAGCCCGGACGAGCTGGAAGCCGTGCGACGGCTGCCTTTCGTCACCGGCACGCGCCCGGTCGGACAGGCGCTTCCCCCCGAAGCTCTGGTGGAGCCTGCGTTTCCGCGCCTTGAGCCCGCCGCGCCCCTCGCCGTCGCCTCTTTGGACTACGGCTCGTCCCATCGGCAACTGGAGATCATCAACGCGATCGCGGGGATCGAGGCCGGCCTCAACGGCGCAGGGGTCATTCTCGGCATCGTGGATACCGGGGCCGGCGACCTCCAGCACCCGGCCACGCAGCACATTCTGGATGCAGGTCGCCTGCTGGACCAACGTGACTTCACCGGGCAGCCGGACGACAACAACAGGCACGCGCTCGCCGTGCTGAGCGTAGCGGCCGGCTATGCGCCAGGCCGCCTGATCGGTCCGGCCTACGCCGCCGACATCCTTCTTGCCCGCACGGAATACGCTCCCACCGAGACCAACCAGGAAGAAGACAACTTTGTGGCCGGCATGGAGTGGATGGAAAGCCGAGGAGCGGACGTGGTGAACATCTCGCTCGGCTACTCGGAGTTCGACCCCGGCCAGAACAGCTACACGGTGGACCAGATGGACGGGGACACGCCCATCACCACGCAGGCGGCCGACCTGGCGGCTCAGTTGGGTGTGACGGTCGTCAACAGTGCAGGCAATGCGGGCTCGAGCGCATGGGGCAAGATTACCTCCCCCGCTGACGGCGACTCTGTCATCGCGGTCGGCGCTGTCGGTCCAAACGGCATCCTCACCTCGTTCAGCGGACGCGGCCCGTCGGCAGATGGACGCATCAAGCCGGATGTATCGGCTATGGGATCCAGCGTTACGGTAGCCACCCGAAACGGGTACTCGACCGGTGGCAACGGCACCTCGTTCTCCGCGCCAATGGTTGCCGGCATTGCGGCGCAATTGCTTCAGGTGAATCCCACCCTGCAGCCCATGCAGATTCGTGAGATCCTGCAACGCACCGCCAGCCATCATCACGAGCCGAACAACGGCACGGGCCATGGAGTGATTGATGCCGGAGCCGCCCTGGCTCTGGCGGCCACCTGGACCACAGACGTCGAATCTGACACGCCCTCCGGCAGCTTCAGCGCAGAGGCCTTCCCCAACCCGTCCCGGACCAGTCCGCGTCTGGCCGTGCAGCTTCCCGAGGCCGGCCCCGTGGAGATTACGGTCTTTGATCTGCTGGGACGCGAGGTGGCGCGCAGCACCCTGCCAGGACTCAGTGCCGGAGGCCATGTCCTGGATCTGCCTACCCCACCCGGAGCCAACGGCTGGCTGGGTTATCGCCTCACTGCGGGCGCTCGGGTTACCACCGGCAGCGTCATCCTCATCCGCTAG
- a CDS encoding amidohydrolase gives MNELQIAPEAVEIPLDLTLEHAGFEAFLTDIRRHLHRHPEIGLHEYDTARFIRDLFERRGLEVVGPLARTGLYVDIVGAADGPTVAYRADIDALPIDDRKDVEYRSTREGLAHLCGHDAHTTIAIGTALLLAERRDRLKGTVRVFFQPNEEGIPSGAPLMIRDGVLEGVSAAFASHVDPTLPTGVFGLITGAATASADRFRVIVRGPSTGHSARPHQSADTVWIATNVMNTLYQVVGRRTDARHGTVLAVCRLRGGDAYNVIPQEVEFGGTVRCTAREDRDTVRTLIAETAQRTAAQFGAETVVDFDHGAPPVLNDHKLVGLVRETITGMFGEDAIFDIPAPSMGAEDFAHYLTHVPGMLLRVGTSDGPATSYPLHDSCFDIDEAVFGKAPRMLAAMLEAYLERAR, from the coding sequence GTGAACGAACTCCAGATTGCTCCCGAAGCCGTTGAGATCCCGCTGGATCTTACCCTGGAGCATGCCGGGTTTGAAGCGTTTCTGACCGACATCCGCCGCCACCTGCACCGGCACCCGGAAATCGGGCTGCACGAATACGACACGGCCCGGTTTATCCGCGACCTGTTCGAGCGACGTGGTCTGGAGGTGGTCGGTCCGCTGGCCCGAACAGGCCTGTATGTGGATATCGTCGGTGCTGCCGATGGTCCCACCGTTGCGTACCGGGCTGACATCGACGCCCTGCCCATCGACGACCGAAAGGATGTCGAATACCGCTCGACTCGTGAGGGCCTGGCGCATTTGTGCGGCCACGATGCGCACACCACGATTGCCATCGGCACCGCGCTGCTGCTGGCGGAACGTCGCGACAGACTGAAGGGCACGGTGCGTGTCTTTTTCCAGCCCAACGAAGAGGGCATTCCCAGCGGCGCGCCGCTCATGATTCGCGACGGCGTACTGGAGGGCGTTTCGGCGGCGTTCGCCTCCCATGTGGATCCCACCCTGCCGACCGGGGTGTTTGGGCTTATCACAGGAGCGGCCACAGCTTCTGCCGACCGTTTCCGCGTCATTGTGCGCGGACCGTCGACGGGCCACTCCGCCCGACCGCACCAGTCGGCAGACACGGTCTGGATCGCGACCAACGTGATGAACACGCTCTACCAGGTGGTCGGCCGCCGTACGGACGCGCGTCATGGTACTGTGCTGGCGGTCTGTCGGCTACGCGGCGGCGATGCCTATAACGTCATCCCGCAGGAAGTGGAGTTTGGTGGCACTGTGCGCTGCACGGCCCGGGAGGACCGCGATACGGTGCGCACACTGATCGCAGAAACCGCTCAGCGTACGGCTGCGCAGTTCGGTGCCGAAACGGTCGTCGACTTCGATCACGGAGCGCCCCCCGTGCTGAATGACCACAAGCTGGTGGGACTGGTCCGCGAAACCATCACGGGCATGTTTGGAGAGGACGCGATCTTCGACATCCCGGCACCCAGCATGGGCGCTGAAGACTTTGCGCACTATCTGACGCACGTGCCCGGCATGTTGCTGCGCGTGGGCACCTCCGACGGGCCTGCGACCAGCTATCCCCTGCATGACTCCTGCTTCGACATTGACGAAGCGGTGTTCGGCAAGGCACCTCGCATGCTGGCTGCCATGCTGGAAGCGTACCTGGAGCGCGCCCGCTAG
- a CDS encoding DUF2339 domain-containing protein, whose protein sequence is MDQESRIADLEARVAALEERLANRVAPASPTPRPKPPDRLREAGARLVAFLTGDGALARLGMLLFLAGILFLVRYGIERGWINELVRVALAVVAGGVLLALAGRLRERRMLAHVLAGGGVGAWYVAVFSAHVFYGMIGLIPALVLATAVSGVCLALSLVGGAGALASVAFGAATAAPFVLSGGEGSLVALTVYLAAVMVTAGIVYRSRGWVLTHALLAAGMTVALALAAGELRPEHTLAVRSTVTGAILVFFGVFGVLPMMWCDERRWAHAITTLQAIGVPLLTLGLLMIALDLSRLPVGWLALAGAAGYSAVSIREGRNLLFRAGPLSAAALLASVGSLALLDGESFGPLLILAAVLHVVHARYPAEAAGWVARLLVLVGSVGMALQLLDGTSIWWQGVVFDGLGIIALPAVASATAEAGRHYAIAWVLGLLYLNAVFGALGDYLDIGPVLATIAWALLAVTLLATGFRLRERIVRLAGISTVGLVVGKLLFFDLEQMDAVWRILLFLGIGAALLGASYLFPDFWEEDLEESPVAEQP, encoded by the coding sequence GTGGATCAGGAGAGCCGCATAGCCGATCTGGAGGCACGGGTAGCCGCGTTGGAGGAGCGCCTCGCGAATCGGGTCGCCCCGGCGTCACCCACCCCCCGGCCCAAACCGCCCGATCGCCTCCGGGAGGCTGGTGCGCGACTGGTAGCGTTCCTGACAGGCGATGGGGCCCTGGCCCGCCTGGGCATGCTGCTCTTCCTGGCCGGCATCCTGTTTCTGGTGCGTTACGGCATTGAGCGTGGCTGGATCAACGAGTTGGTGCGCGTAGCACTGGCGGTTGTAGCGGGAGGGGTGCTGCTGGCACTGGCCGGCCGCCTGCGCGAGCGTCGCATGCTGGCCCACGTGCTTGCTGGTGGCGGGGTCGGAGCGTGGTACGTAGCCGTGTTCTCTGCGCACGTCTTCTACGGCATGATCGGCCTGATCCCGGCGCTTGTCCTGGCGACGGCAGTCAGCGGCGTGTGTCTGGCCCTCAGTCTGGTGGGTGGGGCAGGTGCGCTCGCTTCCGTGGCGTTCGGTGCGGCTACGGCGGCGCCGTTTGTGCTTTCCGGGGGAGAAGGGTCGCTGGTGGCCCTGACCGTGTATCTCGCGGCGGTCATGGTCACCGCGGGCATTGTCTACCGATCTCGAGGTTGGGTGCTGACCCACGCACTGCTTGCTGCCGGCATGACCGTCGCACTCGCGTTGGCGGCCGGAGAATTGCGTCCTGAGCACACCCTGGCGGTGCGGTCCACGGTGACCGGAGCCATTCTGGTGTTCTTCGGCGTGTTTGGTGTGCTGCCAATGATGTGGTGCGATGAGCGCCGGTGGGCACACGCAATTACCACCCTCCAGGCAATCGGCGTGCCGCTGCTGACGCTGGGCCTGCTCATGATTGCGCTCGATTTGAGCCGCTTGCCGGTGGGGTGGCTGGCCCTGGCCGGGGCGGCCGGGTATAGCGCGGTCTCCATCCGGGAGGGTAGGAACCTGCTGTTCCGCGCGGGACCCCTGTCGGCCGCCGCCTTGCTGGCCTCGGTGGGCTCGCTGGCCTTGTTGGACGGAGAGTCGTTCGGACCGCTACTGATTCTCGCTGCGGTGCTGCACGTAGTGCACGCGCGCTACCCGGCAGAGGCGGCCGGATGGGTCGCGCGGCTGCTGGTGCTCGTGGGCAGCGTGGGCATGGCCCTTCAGCTTCTGGATGGAACGTCGATCTGGTGGCAAGGCGTGGTCTTCGACGGGCTCGGCATCATCGCGCTGCCGGCCGTCGCCTCCGCCACCGCCGAAGCGGGACGACACTACGCCATCGCGTGGGTGCTCGGCCTGCTCTACCTCAACGCCGTCTTCGGTGCGCTGGGAGACTACCTGGATATCGGACCCGTCCTGGCGACGATCGCATGGGCCCTGCTGGCGGTGACGCTCCTGGCAACAGGCTTCCGCCTCCGGGAGCGCATCGTGCGCCTGGCCGGAATCTCCACAGTGGGACTGGTTGTGGGGAAGCTGCTCTTCTTCGATCTCGAGCAGATGGATGCGGTGTGGCGCATTCTGCTGTTCCTTGGGATCGGCGCGGCCCTGCTCGGAGCCAGCTATCTGTTCCCCGATTTCTGGGAGGAAGACCTCGAGGAGTCGCCGGTCGCCGAGCAGCCCTAG
- a CDS encoding iron-sulfur cluster assembly accessory protein, protein MIGTDATTPLQLSDRAANEIRNIMETKSLPEGFGLRVGVRGGGCSGMSYMLGFDRKRDHDLQFEVDGIAVYMDKRHGLYLMGTMIDYQDGLNARGFTFENPNATQTCGCGSSFAA, encoded by the coding sequence ATGATCGGAACCGACGCCACTACTCCCCTTCAGCTCTCGGATCGAGCCGCCAATGAGATCCGGAACATCATGGAGACCAAGAGCCTCCCTGAGGGGTTCGGCCTGCGGGTAGGCGTTCGAGGAGGCGGCTGTTCCGGAATGAGCTACATGCTCGGTTTTGACCGAAAGCGTGACCACGACCTGCAGTTTGAAGTAGACGGTATCGCAGTCTACATGGACAAGCGGCACGGTCTCTATTTGATGGGCACGATGATCGACTATCAGGACGGTCTGAACGCGCGAGGCTTCACGTTTGAAAACCCCAACGCCACGCAGACGTGTGGCTGTGGGTCCAGCTTCGCCGCATGA
- a CDS encoding ATP-dependent Clp protease ATP-binding subunit, with protein MEGNFSNRVRDVISFSREEAIRLGHDYIGTEHLLLGIIREGEGIAVKILRNLGCDLFKLKKSIEETVRSTGGTLTVGNIPLTKQAEKVLKITYLEAKLYKSDVIGTEHLLLSLLRDDENLAAQILQQGFSITYDAVRSELDTIVSGTASSRGGSSGGGRQSSGRSSSSGKQDRGGKMDKSKTPVLDNFGRDLTRLAEEGKLDPVVGREREIERVAQVLSRRKKNNPVLIGEPGVGKTAIAEGLAMRIVQRKVSRVLYDKRIVTLDLAALVAGTKYRGQFEERMKAVMNELEKSPDVILFIDELHTIVGAGGASGSLDASNMFKPALARGEIQCIGATTLDEYRQHIEKDGALDRRFQKILVDPSTPEETVLILQNIKDRYESHHNVSYSDEALELTVKLAERYITDRFLPDKAIDVLDEAGARVHLNNIRVPKEIVKLEEDIEAVREEKNQVVKSQKFEEAARLRDSEKKLIEELEKAKKEWEEKAESEIHDVAVNDISEVVAMMTGIPVDRISEPETEKLLRMEEELKGTVIGQEEAIRKLSKSIRRTRAGLKDPKRPIGSFIFLGPTGVGKTELAKQLTEYLFDNQEALIRVDMSEYMEKFSVSRLVGAPPGYVGYEEGGQLTEKVRRKPYSVVLLDEIEKAHPDVFNILLQVLDDGQLTDGLGRKVDFRNTIIIMTSNIGARDIKNLGKGIGFSQGEQKDFDYKALKSTVEDALKRVFNPEFLNRIDDVIVFHPLEKEHIHEIIHLMAGDLFRRAEELGITVDLDDKAKNFLVEKGYDAKFGARPLRRAIQKYIEDPMAEAILGHSLGDGDTLIITYDEKADKGELSFKTKKPRKKKATSAKAKKAASASAKKDDAEAAADAVGSDDGEASAE; from the coding sequence ATGGAAGGCAACTTTTCCAATCGGGTTCGTGACGTGATTTCCTTCTCCCGGGAGGAGGCTATTCGTCTGGGCCACGATTATATCGGCACCGAACACCTCCTTCTGGGAATCATTCGCGAGGGCGAGGGCATCGCCGTCAAGATCCTTCGCAACCTGGGTTGTGACCTCTTCAAACTGAAGAAGTCGATCGAGGAGACCGTGCGGTCGACCGGCGGCACCTTGACGGTGGGCAACATCCCCCTCACGAAACAGGCCGAGAAGGTGCTCAAGATCACCTATCTCGAGGCCAAGCTGTACAAGAGCGACGTCATCGGCACCGAGCACCTGCTTTTGAGCCTGCTCCGCGATGACGAGAATCTGGCCGCGCAGATCCTGCAGCAGGGCTTTTCCATTACCTATGACGCTGTGCGGTCAGAGCTCGATACGATCGTCAGCGGTACGGCATCCTCACGCGGCGGCAGCTCCGGCGGCGGTCGGCAGTCGAGCGGCCGTTCCTCGTCCTCCGGCAAACAGGATCGTGGTGGCAAGATGGACAAGAGCAAAACTCCCGTACTCGACAATTTTGGACGCGATCTGACTCGCCTGGCCGAAGAGGGCAAGCTCGACCCCGTTGTGGGCCGGGAACGCGAGATCGAGCGCGTGGCGCAGGTCCTCAGCCGGCGCAAGAAGAACAACCCGGTGCTCATTGGCGAGCCCGGCGTGGGCAAGACGGCCATCGCCGAGGGCCTGGCCATGCGCATCGTGCAGCGCAAGGTCAGCCGCGTGCTCTACGACAAACGCATCGTGACGCTGGATCTGGCCGCGCTGGTGGCCGGCACCAAGTACCGCGGCCAGTTCGAGGAGCGCATGAAAGCGGTGATGAACGAGCTCGAGAAGAGCCCGGACGTCATTCTCTTCATTGACGAACTCCACACCATCGTCGGCGCCGGCGGCGCATCCGGTTCACTGGACGCCTCCAACATGTTCAAGCCCGCGCTAGCGCGCGGAGAGATCCAGTGCATCGGTGCTACGACGCTGGACGAATACCGTCAGCACATCGAGAAGGACGGCGCGCTTGACCGTCGCTTCCAGAAGATTCTGGTCGACCCCTCCACCCCGGAGGAGACCGTGCTGATCCTGCAGAATATCAAGGACCGCTACGAATCGCATCACAACGTCAGCTACTCGGACGAGGCCCTCGAGCTTACCGTCAAGCTAGCCGAGCGCTACATCACCGACCGATTCCTTCCGGACAAGGCCATCGACGTGCTCGACGAGGCCGGCGCCCGCGTGCACCTCAACAACATTCGCGTTCCCAAGGAGATCGTGAAGCTTGAGGAGGACATCGAGGCGGTCCGCGAAGAGAAGAACCAGGTCGTCAAGAGCCAGAAGTTCGAGGAGGCCGCGCGTCTGCGTGACTCCGAGAAGAAGCTCATCGAGGAGCTGGAGAAGGCCAAGAAGGAGTGGGAGGAAAAGGCCGAGTCGGAGATCCATGACGTGGCCGTCAACGACATCTCCGAAGTCGTGGCCATGATGACCGGTATTCCGGTGGATCGCATCTCCGAGCCGGAGACCGAGAAGCTGCTCCGCATGGAGGAAGAGCTGAAAGGCACGGTCATCGGTCAGGAAGAGGCCATCCGGAAGCTCTCGAAGTCCATTCGGCGCACGCGTGCGGGTCTCAAGGATCCCAAGCGGCCGATTGGCTCATTCATCTTCCTCGGCCCGACTGGTGTAGGCAAGACCGAACTGGCCAAGCAGCTGACCGAATACCTGTTCGACAACCAGGAAGCACTCATCCGCGTGGACATGTCGGAGTACATGGAGAAGTTCTCCGTGTCCCGCCTCGTCGGTGCGCCTCCCGGATACGTCGGCTACGAAGAGGGCGGCCAGCTCACCGAAAAAGTGCGCCGCAAGCCCTACTCCGTGGTGCTGCTCGACGAGATCGAGAAAGCACACCCGGACGTCTTCAACATCCTGCTCCAGGTTCTGGACGATGGGCAGCTCACCGATGGCCTCGGCCGCAAGGTGGACTTCCGCAATACCATCATCATCATGACGTCCAACATCGGGGCGCGTGATATCAAGAACCTCGGCAAAGGCATCGGCTTCAGCCAGGGCGAGCAGAAGGACTTTGACTACAAGGCGCTCAAGAGCACGGTCGAGGATGCGCTGAAGCGGGTCTTCAATCCGGAGTTTCTGAACCGCATTGATGACGTCATCGTCTTCCACCCGCTCGAGAAAGAGCACATCCACGAGATCATCCATCTCATGGCCGGAGACCTGTTCCGCCGCGCCGAAGAGCTGGGCATCACGGTGGACCTGGACGACAAGGCCAAGAATTTCCTTGTCGAGAAGGGCTATGACGCCAAGTTCGGCGCGCGTCCGCTTCGTCGCGCCATTCAGAAGTACATCGAGGATCCGATGGCGGAAGCTATCCTGGGGCACAGTCTCGGGGACGGCGACACGCTGATCATCACGTACGACGAAAAGGCCGACAAGGGCGAGCTCTCTTTCAAGACCAAGAAGCCTCGGAAGAAGAAGGCTACCTCTGCCAAGGCGAAGAAAGCAGCGTCTGCATCTGCGAAGAAGGACGATGCGGAGGCTGCTGCGGACGCGGTTGGTAGCGACGACGGGGAAGCTTCGGCGGAATAG
- a CDS encoding TraR/DksA C4-type zinc finger protein produces MDPDRFRQALEGLRFALLARLGGEVAADSSIVPDDAIGRLTRMEALQAQQIGQAGRRRLEGRLKNVEKALKALDDGTYGTCVVCGGEILAGRLEIMPEARSCVKCAARR; encoded by the coding sequence GTGGATCCTGATCGGTTTCGGCAGGCGCTGGAGGGGCTTCGCTTCGCTTTGCTCGCTCGGTTGGGCGGGGAGGTTGCTGCTGATTCCTCGATCGTTCCTGATGATGCGATTGGTCGGTTGACCCGTATGGAGGCTTTGCAGGCTCAGCAGATTGGGCAGGCTGGGCGGCGGCGGCTGGAGGGGCGGTTGAAGAACGTGGAGAAGGCGCTGAAGGCGTTGGACGACGGGACTTACGGTACTTGCGTCGTTTGTGGCGGGGAGATTTTGGCGGGGCGGTTGGAGATCATGCCGGAGGCTCGGAGTTGTGTGAAGTGCGCGGCTCGGCGGTGA
- a CDS encoding winged helix-turn-helix domain-containing protein → MSTDEQTVSADEVRYRFGPFVLDVADRQLWRGNDRIELNARYLDALTLLVREADQLVEKDRFFDEVWHDVVVSDSALAQAIKEIRKELDDDASNPTWIQTVPRHGYRFVGQVTSDVVVPAPTAPPAQASTTLPWKPAVTELWSGTLGGGFAGVLGGILYGFGLASPEGGVGTISTLLVLVSLSGLIGLTGGFGVSAGLASGGILAHFSPGLRTLYRIGGAAFGGLVVGALAKLLGVDAFNLLVGRAPAGITGGPEGAMLGVGIGIGALVGGLAGPYAARWRVATGAAVGGALAGAIIPLTGGALLGGSLHILAQSFVDSQLELERIGALFGELDFGPATQIALASIEGLLFGAGLVGAMSLAARMTRGADWRL, encoded by the coding sequence ATGAGCACTGATGAGCAGACCGTGAGCGCGGACGAGGTCCGGTACCGATTCGGGCCGTTTGTGCTTGACGTCGCGGACCGGCAGTTGTGGCGGGGCAACGACCGCATTGAACTCAACGCCCGCTATCTGGACGCACTCACCCTCCTCGTGCGCGAGGCCGATCAACTCGTCGAGAAGGACCGCTTCTTTGATGAGGTATGGCATGACGTCGTCGTGAGCGACTCGGCGCTGGCGCAGGCCATCAAGGAAATCCGCAAGGAGCTCGACGACGACGCCTCCAACCCCACCTGGATCCAAACCGTGCCCCGACACGGCTACCGGTTCGTCGGCCAGGTCACGAGCGATGTGGTCGTGCCGGCGCCAACCGCCCCGCCTGCACAAGCCTCTACCACCCTGCCCTGGAAGCCTGCCGTGACCGAACTCTGGTCTGGCACCCTGGGCGGCGGATTCGCCGGGGTGCTGGGCGGCATCCTTTACGGATTCGGGCTGGCCTCCCCGGAGGGCGGCGTCGGCACGATTTCGACGCTACTGGTACTGGTCAGCCTGAGCGGATTGATCGGACTGACCGGCGGCTTCGGCGTCAGCGCGGGACTTGCGTCAGGCGGCATCCTGGCGCACTTCTCCCCTGGCCTCCGCACGCTATACCGCATCGGTGGGGCCGCGTTCGGGGGACTTGTCGTCGGTGCCTTGGCCAAGCTTCTTGGTGTGGACGCTTTCAACCTGCTCGTCGGCCGTGCGCCCGCCGGCATCACGGGAGGACCGGAAGGCGCCATGCTCGGTGTCGGCATCGGCATCGGCGCACTGGTCGGTGGGCTGGCCGGCCCGTACGCTGCCCGGTGGCGGGTGGCAACGGGCGCCGCTGTGGGTGGTGCCCTGGCGGGTGCGATTATCCCGCTGACCGGCGGCGCGCTGCTTGGTGGCAGCCTGCACATCCTTGCCCAGTCCTTCGTCGACTCCCAGCTGGAGCTGGAGCGCATCGGGGCGCTATTCGGCGAGCTGGACTTCGGGCCGGCTACGCAGATTGCGCTGGCCTCCATCGAAGGCCTGCTGTTTGGAGCCGGGCTTGTCGGGGCGATGTCCTTGGCCGCCCGGATGACGCGCGGAGCCGACTGGCGGCTATAG
- a CDS encoding rhomboid family intramembrane serine protease yields MLFPIGDDNRGLHRTAYVTITLLVGNLVVYFFLQGSAAFTYGFAAVPLELTTGVDLVSPETLRVQGQSIEIPHAPGPTPIWLTAITAMFMHGGLGHLAGNMLYLWIFGDNVENRFGHRAFLAFYLVSGLAATAAQVALKPSSVIPTLGASGAIAGVLGAYLVLFPRNKVHFLFFLWVISVPALVAIGFWIVTQFVSGWGSITAATEQAGGVAYAAHIGGFVAGVVLATIMRVFIKKERQNVFEVTVHKRGDRMW; encoded by the coding sequence ATGCTATTCCCGATAGGCGACGACAATCGGGGCCTGCACCGCACCGCCTACGTCACGATTACCCTGCTCGTGGGGAATCTGGTGGTGTACTTCTTCCTGCAAGGCAGCGCCGCGTTCACGTACGGGTTCGCGGCCGTTCCGCTGGAGCTGACCACGGGTGTTGATCTGGTCTCTCCGGAGACCCTGCGCGTGCAGGGTCAGTCCATCGAGATTCCGCACGCGCCCGGTCCCACGCCGATCTGGCTGACCGCCATCACGGCCATGTTCATGCATGGCGGTCTCGGCCACCTGGCCGGCAATATGCTGTACCTGTGGATCTTCGGCGACAACGTCGAAAACCGGTTCGGCCACAGGGCCTTTTTGGCCTTCTATTTGGTCTCCGGCCTCGCCGCAACCGCTGCGCAGGTGGCACTGAAGCCATCGTCCGTGATTCCTACGCTTGGGGCGTCAGGGGCGATAGCGGGCGTGCTGGGGGCCTACCTCGTGTTGTTTCCGCGCAACAAGGTGCACTTCCTGTTCTTCCTGTGGGTGATTTCGGTGCCCGCGTTGGTGGCGATCGGATTCTGGATCGTGACCCAGTTTGTCTCGGGCTGGGGCAGCATCACCGCGGCCACCGAGCAGGCAGGTGGCGTGGCGTACGCGGCGCACATCGGCGGATTCGTCGCCGGCGTGGTGCTTGCGACGATCATGCGGGTCTTCATCAAGAAAGAGCGCCAGAACGTGTTCGAGGTGACCGTGCACAAGCGAGGGGATCGCATGTGGTAG